One Rhinolophus sinicus isolate RSC01 linkage group LG06, ASM3656204v1, whole genome shotgun sequence DNA window includes the following coding sequences:
- the MAPK8IP1 gene encoding C-Jun-amino-terminal kinase-interacting protein 1 isoform X7 has protein sequence MKLVLKMDSSPDNDSWLEDQWERWLTHDISLEEFEDEDLSEITDECGISLQCKDTLSLRPPRAGLLSAGGGGGAGSRLQAEMLQMDLIDATGDTPGAEDDEEEDEEERAARRPGAGRPEAEPRQEPAPRGQGQGQGGGDTYRPKRPTTLNLFPQVPRSQDTLNNNSLGKKHSWQDRVSRSSSPLKTGEQTPPHEHICLSDELPPQSSPAPTKDRGTSTDSPCRRSAATQMAPPNGPPAAPPGGRGHSHRDRIHYQADVRLEATEEIYLTPVQRPPDPAELTSAFLLPAESRMSVSSDPDPATYPSTAGRPHPSISEEDEGFDCLSSPERLEPPSGGWRGSLGEPPPPPRASLSSDTSALSYDSVKYTLVVDEHAQLELVSLRPCFGDYSDESDSATVYDNCASASSPYESAIGEEYEEAPRPRPSACLSEDSTPDEPDVHFSKKFLNVFMSGHSRSSSAESFGLFSCVINGEEQEQTHRAIFRFVPRHEDELELEVDDPLLVELQAEDYWYEAYNMRTGARGIFPAYYAIEVTKEPEQMAGLTRNSDWVDQFRVKFLGSVQVPYHKGNDVLCAAMQKIATTRRLTVHFNPPSSCILEISVRGVKIGVKADDSQEAKGNKCSHFFQLKNVSFCGYHPKNNKYFGFITKHPADHRFACHVFVSEESTKALAESVGRAFQQFYKQFVEYTCPTEDIYLE, from the exons ATGAAGCTGGTGCTGAAGATGGATTCGAGCCCAGACAATGACAGCTGGTTGGAAGATCAGTGGGAGCGCTG GCTCACCCATGACATCAGTCTGGAGGAATTTGAGGATGAAGACCTTTCAGAGATCACCGATGAGTGTGGCATCAGCCTGCAGTGCAAAGACACCCTGTCCTTACGG CCCCCACGCGCCGGGCTGCTGTCAGCGGGAGGTGGCGGCGGCGCTGGGAGCAGGCTGCAGGCGGAGATGCTGCAGATGGACCTGATCGACGCGACGGGGGACACTCCCGGCGCCGAGGACGacgaggaggaggacgaggaggagcgCGCGGCGCGGCGGCCGGGAGCTGGACGGCCAGAGGCCGAGCCCCGCCAGGAGCCGGCGCCCcgcggccagggccagggccagggcggAGGGGACACGTACCGGCCCAAGCGGCCCACCACGCTCAATCTCTTCCCGCAGGTGCCGCGGTCTCAG GACACACTGAATAATAATTCTCTGGGCAAGAAGCACAGTTGGCAGGATCGGGTGTCTCGATCATCCTCACCACTGAAGACAG GGGAGCAGACACCTCCGCATGAACACATCTGCCTGAGCGATGAGCTGCCACCCCAGAGCAGCCCTGCGCCCACCAAGGACCGAGGCACCTCCACCGACAGCCCTTGCCGCCGCAGCGCTGCCACCCAGATGGCGCCTCCCAATGGCCCTCCTGCCGCCCCACCTGGTGGCCGGGGCCACTCACATCGAGACCGTATCCACTACCAGGCAGACGTGCGACTAGAGGCCACCGAGGAGATATACCTGACCCCAGTGCAGAGGCCCCCAGACCCTGCAGAGCTCACCTCCGCCTTTTTACTGCCAGCTGAGAGCCGGATGTCAGTCAGCTCCGATCCAGACCCTGCCACCTACCCCTCCACTGCAGGGCGGCCACACCCCTCCATCAGTGAGGAAGACGAGGGCTTCGACTGCTTGTCATCCCCGGAGCGGCTTGAGCCACCAAGTGGAGGGTGGCGGGGCAGCCTGGGAGAGCCGCCGCCGCCTCCACGGGCCTCGCTGAGCTCGGACACCAGTGCGCTGTCCTACGACTCGGTCAAGTACACGCTGGTGGTGGATGAGCACGCACAGCTGGAGCTGGTGAGCCTGCGGCCGTGTTTCGGAGACTACAGCGACGAGAGCGACTCGGCCACTGTGTATGACAACTGCGCCTCTGCCTCCTCACCCTATGAGTCGGCCATTGGGGAGGAGTATGAGGAGGCCCCCCGGCCGCGGCCTTCCGCCTGCCTCTCCGAGGACTCTACACCCGACGAACCCGACGTCCACTTCTCCAAGAAGTTCCTGAACGTCTTCATGAGTGGCCACTCTCGCTCCTCGA GTGCAGAATCCTTCGGGCTGTTCTCCTGTGTCATCAAtggggaggagcaggagcagaCCCACCGGGCCATATTCAG GTTTGTGCCTCGACATGAAGACGAACTTGAGCTGGAAGTGGACGACCCTCTACTGGTGGAGCTGCAGGCTGAGGACTATTGGTATGAGGCCTACAACATGCGCACGGGAGCCCGGGGCATCTTCCCTGCCTACTACGCCATCGAGGTCACCAAGGAGCCTGAACAGATGGCAG GCCTGACCAGAAACAGCGACTGGGTGGATCAGTTCCGGGTGAAGTTCCTGGGCTCGGTCCAGGTTCCCTACCACAAGGGCAACGACGTCCTCTGTGCCGCTATGCAGAAG ATTGCCACCACCCGCCGGCTCACCGTGCACTTTAACCCACCCTCCAGCTGCATCCTCGAGATCAGCGTCAGAGGGGTGAAGATAGGCGTCAAGGCTGATGACTCCCAGGAGGCCAAG GGGAATAAATGTAGCCACTTTTTCCAGTTAAAAAACGTCTCTTTCTGTGGATACCATCCAAAGAACAACAA GTACTTTGGGTTCATCACCAAGCACCCCGCCGACCACCGGTTTGCCTGCCACGTCTTTGTGTCTGAAGAATCCACGAAAGCCCTGGCGGAGTCCGTGgg GAGAGCATTTCAGCAGTTCTACAAGCAGTTTGTGGAGTACACCTGCCCCACAGAAGACATCTACCTGGAGTAG
- the MAPK8IP1 gene encoding C-Jun-amino-terminal kinase-interacting protein 1 isoform X4 — protein MQGIRKVGGQGSRSLQMKRSEFDLTPSASKPDVAPGCLPDAGSCLLPHATALHPHTVTTTTSKRMTSQLTHDISLEEFEDEDLSEITDECGISLQCKDTLSLRPPRAGLLSAGGGGGAGSRLQAEMLQMDLIDATGDTPGAEDDEEEDEEERAARRPGAGRPEAEPRQEPAPRGQGQGQGGGDTYRPKRPTTLNLFPQVPRSQDTLNNNSLGKKHSWQDRVSRSSSPLKTGEQTPPHEHICLSDELPPQSSPAPTKDRGTSTDSPCRRSAATQMAPPNGPPAAPPGGRGHSHRDRIHYQADVRLEATEEIYLTPVQRPPDPAELTSAFLLPAESRMSVSSDPDPATYPSTAGRPHPSISEEDEGFDCLSSPERLEPPSGGWRGSLGEPPPPPRASLSSDTSALSYDSVKYTLVVDEHAQLELVSLRPCFGDYSDESDSATVYDNCASASSPYESAIGEEYEEAPRPRPSACLSEDSTPDEPDVHFSKKFLNVFMSGHSRSSSAESFGLFSCVINGEEQEQTHRAIFRFVPRHEDELELEVDDPLLVELQAEDYWYEAYNMRTGARGIFPAYYAIEVTKEPEQMAGLTRNSDWVDQFRVKFLGSVQVPYHKGNDVLCAAMQKIATTRRLTVHFNPPSSCILEISVRGVKIGVKADDSQEAKGNKCSHFFQLKNVSFCGYHPKNNKYFGFITKHPADHRFACHVFVSEESTKALAESVGRAFQQFYKQFVEYTCPTEDIYLE, from the exons GCTCACCCATGACATCAGTCTGGAGGAATTTGAGGATGAAGACCTTTCAGAGATCACCGATGAGTGTGGCATCAGCCTGCAGTGCAAAGACACCCTGTCCTTACGG CCCCCACGCGCCGGGCTGCTGTCAGCGGGAGGTGGCGGCGGCGCTGGGAGCAGGCTGCAGGCGGAGATGCTGCAGATGGACCTGATCGACGCGACGGGGGACACTCCCGGCGCCGAGGACGacgaggaggaggacgaggaggagcgCGCGGCGCGGCGGCCGGGAGCTGGACGGCCAGAGGCCGAGCCCCGCCAGGAGCCGGCGCCCcgcggccagggccagggccagggcggAGGGGACACGTACCGGCCCAAGCGGCCCACCACGCTCAATCTCTTCCCGCAGGTGCCGCGGTCTCAG GACACACTGAATAATAATTCTCTGGGCAAGAAGCACAGTTGGCAGGATCGGGTGTCTCGATCATCCTCACCACTGAAGACAG GGGAGCAGACACCTCCGCATGAACACATCTGCCTGAGCGATGAGCTGCCACCCCAGAGCAGCCCTGCGCCCACCAAGGACCGAGGCACCTCCACCGACAGCCCTTGCCGCCGCAGCGCTGCCACCCAGATGGCGCCTCCCAATGGCCCTCCTGCCGCCCCACCTGGTGGCCGGGGCCACTCACATCGAGACCGTATCCACTACCAGGCAGACGTGCGACTAGAGGCCACCGAGGAGATATACCTGACCCCAGTGCAGAGGCCCCCAGACCCTGCAGAGCTCACCTCCGCCTTTTTACTGCCAGCTGAGAGCCGGATGTCAGTCAGCTCCGATCCAGACCCTGCCACCTACCCCTCCACTGCAGGGCGGCCACACCCCTCCATCAGTGAGGAAGACGAGGGCTTCGACTGCTTGTCATCCCCGGAGCGGCTTGAGCCACCAAGTGGAGGGTGGCGGGGCAGCCTGGGAGAGCCGCCGCCGCCTCCACGGGCCTCGCTGAGCTCGGACACCAGTGCGCTGTCCTACGACTCGGTCAAGTACACGCTGGTGGTGGATGAGCACGCACAGCTGGAGCTGGTGAGCCTGCGGCCGTGTTTCGGAGACTACAGCGACGAGAGCGACTCGGCCACTGTGTATGACAACTGCGCCTCTGCCTCCTCACCCTATGAGTCGGCCATTGGGGAGGAGTATGAGGAGGCCCCCCGGCCGCGGCCTTCCGCCTGCCTCTCCGAGGACTCTACACCCGACGAACCCGACGTCCACTTCTCCAAGAAGTTCCTGAACGTCTTCATGAGTGGCCACTCTCGCTCCTCGA GTGCAGAATCCTTCGGGCTGTTCTCCTGTGTCATCAAtggggaggagcaggagcagaCCCACCGGGCCATATTCAG GTTTGTGCCTCGACATGAAGACGAACTTGAGCTGGAAGTGGACGACCCTCTACTGGTGGAGCTGCAGGCTGAGGACTATTGGTATGAGGCCTACAACATGCGCACGGGAGCCCGGGGCATCTTCCCTGCCTACTACGCCATCGAGGTCACCAAGGAGCCTGAACAGATGGCAG GCCTGACCAGAAACAGCGACTGGGTGGATCAGTTCCGGGTGAAGTTCCTGGGCTCGGTCCAGGTTCCCTACCACAAGGGCAACGACGTCCTCTGTGCCGCTATGCAGAAG ATTGCCACCACCCGCCGGCTCACCGTGCACTTTAACCCACCCTCCAGCTGCATCCTCGAGATCAGCGTCAGAGGGGTGAAGATAGGCGTCAAGGCTGATGACTCCCAGGAGGCCAAG GGGAATAAATGTAGCCACTTTTTCCAGTTAAAAAACGTCTCTTTCTGTGGATACCATCCAAAGAACAACAA GTACTTTGGGTTCATCACCAAGCACCCCGCCGACCACCGGTTTGCCTGCCACGTCTTTGTGTCTGAAGAATCCACGAAAGCCCTGGCGGAGTCCGTGgg GAGAGCATTTCAGCAGTTCTACAAGCAGTTTGTGGAGTACACCTGCCCCACAGAAGACATCTACCTGGAGTAG
- the MAPK8IP1 gene encoding C-Jun-amino-terminal kinase-interacting protein 1 isoform X3, with protein sequence MRKNALSTTAQVTSAPSPVKDDTAVPAHPQTCCPRKWEYRAPGCLPDAGSCLLPHATALHPHTVTTTTSKRMTSQLTHDISLEEFEDEDLSEITDECGISLQCKDTLSLRPPRAGLLSAGGGGGAGSRLQAEMLQMDLIDATGDTPGAEDDEEEDEEERAARRPGAGRPEAEPRQEPAPRGQGQGQGGGDTYRPKRPTTLNLFPQVPRSQDTLNNNSLGKKHSWQDRVSRSSSPLKTGEQTPPHEHICLSDELPPQSSPAPTKDRGTSTDSPCRRSAATQMAPPNGPPAAPPGGRGHSHRDRIHYQADVRLEATEEIYLTPVQRPPDPAELTSAFLLPAESRMSVSSDPDPATYPSTAGRPHPSISEEDEGFDCLSSPERLEPPSGGWRGSLGEPPPPPRASLSSDTSALSYDSVKYTLVVDEHAQLELVSLRPCFGDYSDESDSATVYDNCASASSPYESAIGEEYEEAPRPRPSACLSEDSTPDEPDVHFSKKFLNVFMSGHSRSSSAESFGLFSCVINGEEQEQTHRAIFRFVPRHEDELELEVDDPLLVELQAEDYWYEAYNMRTGARGIFPAYYAIEVTKEPEQMAGLTRNSDWVDQFRVKFLGSVQVPYHKGNDVLCAAMQKIATTRRLTVHFNPPSSCILEISVRGVKIGVKADDSQEAKGNKCSHFFQLKNVSFCGYHPKNNKYFGFITKHPADHRFACHVFVSEESTKALAESVGRAFQQFYKQFVEYTCPTEDIYLE encoded by the exons GCTCACCCATGACATCAGTCTGGAGGAATTTGAGGATGAAGACCTTTCAGAGATCACCGATGAGTGTGGCATCAGCCTGCAGTGCAAAGACACCCTGTCCTTACGG CCCCCACGCGCCGGGCTGCTGTCAGCGGGAGGTGGCGGCGGCGCTGGGAGCAGGCTGCAGGCGGAGATGCTGCAGATGGACCTGATCGACGCGACGGGGGACACTCCCGGCGCCGAGGACGacgaggaggaggacgaggaggagcgCGCGGCGCGGCGGCCGGGAGCTGGACGGCCAGAGGCCGAGCCCCGCCAGGAGCCGGCGCCCcgcggccagggccagggccagggcggAGGGGACACGTACCGGCCCAAGCGGCCCACCACGCTCAATCTCTTCCCGCAGGTGCCGCGGTCTCAG GACACACTGAATAATAATTCTCTGGGCAAGAAGCACAGTTGGCAGGATCGGGTGTCTCGATCATCCTCACCACTGAAGACAG GGGAGCAGACACCTCCGCATGAACACATCTGCCTGAGCGATGAGCTGCCACCCCAGAGCAGCCCTGCGCCCACCAAGGACCGAGGCACCTCCACCGACAGCCCTTGCCGCCGCAGCGCTGCCACCCAGATGGCGCCTCCCAATGGCCCTCCTGCCGCCCCACCTGGTGGCCGGGGCCACTCACATCGAGACCGTATCCACTACCAGGCAGACGTGCGACTAGAGGCCACCGAGGAGATATACCTGACCCCAGTGCAGAGGCCCCCAGACCCTGCAGAGCTCACCTCCGCCTTTTTACTGCCAGCTGAGAGCCGGATGTCAGTCAGCTCCGATCCAGACCCTGCCACCTACCCCTCCACTGCAGGGCGGCCACACCCCTCCATCAGTGAGGAAGACGAGGGCTTCGACTGCTTGTCATCCCCGGAGCGGCTTGAGCCACCAAGTGGAGGGTGGCGGGGCAGCCTGGGAGAGCCGCCGCCGCCTCCACGGGCCTCGCTGAGCTCGGACACCAGTGCGCTGTCCTACGACTCGGTCAAGTACACGCTGGTGGTGGATGAGCACGCACAGCTGGAGCTGGTGAGCCTGCGGCCGTGTTTCGGAGACTACAGCGACGAGAGCGACTCGGCCACTGTGTATGACAACTGCGCCTCTGCCTCCTCACCCTATGAGTCGGCCATTGGGGAGGAGTATGAGGAGGCCCCCCGGCCGCGGCCTTCCGCCTGCCTCTCCGAGGACTCTACACCCGACGAACCCGACGTCCACTTCTCCAAGAAGTTCCTGAACGTCTTCATGAGTGGCCACTCTCGCTCCTCGA GTGCAGAATCCTTCGGGCTGTTCTCCTGTGTCATCAAtggggaggagcaggagcagaCCCACCGGGCCATATTCAG GTTTGTGCCTCGACATGAAGACGAACTTGAGCTGGAAGTGGACGACCCTCTACTGGTGGAGCTGCAGGCTGAGGACTATTGGTATGAGGCCTACAACATGCGCACGGGAGCCCGGGGCATCTTCCCTGCCTACTACGCCATCGAGGTCACCAAGGAGCCTGAACAGATGGCAG GCCTGACCAGAAACAGCGACTGGGTGGATCAGTTCCGGGTGAAGTTCCTGGGCTCGGTCCAGGTTCCCTACCACAAGGGCAACGACGTCCTCTGTGCCGCTATGCAGAAG ATTGCCACCACCCGCCGGCTCACCGTGCACTTTAACCCACCCTCCAGCTGCATCCTCGAGATCAGCGTCAGAGGGGTGAAGATAGGCGTCAAGGCTGATGACTCCCAGGAGGCCAAG GGGAATAAATGTAGCCACTTTTTCCAGTTAAAAAACGTCTCTTTCTGTGGATACCATCCAAAGAACAACAA GTACTTTGGGTTCATCACCAAGCACCCCGCCGACCACCGGTTTGCCTGCCACGTCTTTGTGTCTGAAGAATCCACGAAAGCCCTGGCGGAGTCCGTGgg GAGAGCATTTCAGCAGTTCTACAAGCAGTTTGTGGAGTACACCTGCCCCACAGAAGACATCTACCTGGAGTAG
- the MAPK8IP1 gene encoding C-Jun-amino-terminal kinase-interacting protein 1 isoform X8 has product MARAVRENGGARERWPGRGGRVPACRLPVPGAAHSVAAQFQAPGCLPDAGSCLLPHATALHPHTVTTTTSKRMTSQLTHDISLEEFEDEDLSEITDECGISLQCKDTLSLRPPRAGLLSAGGGGGAGSRLQAEMLQMDLIDATGDTPGAEDDEEEDEEERAARRPGAGRPEAEPRQEPAPRGQGQGQGGGDTYRPKRPTTLNLFPQVPRSQDTLNNNSLGKKHSWQDRVSRSSSPLKTGEQTPPHEHICLSDELPPQSSPAPTKDRGTSTDSPCRRSAATQMAPPNGPPAAPPGGRGHSHRDRIHYQADVRLEATEEIYLTPVQRPPDPAELTSAFLLPAESRMSVSSDPDPATYPSTAGRPHPSISEEDEGFDCLSSPERLEPPSGGWRGSLGEPPPPPRASLSSDTSALSYDSVKYTLVVDEHAQLELVSLRPCFGDYSDESDSATVYDNCASASSPYESAIGEEYEEAPRPRPSACLSEDSTPDEPDVHFSKKFLNVFMSGHSRSSSAESFGLFSCVINGEEQEQTHRAIFRFVPRHEDELELEVDDPLLVELQAEDYWYEAYNMRTGARGIFPAYYAIEVTKEPEQMAGLTRNSDWVDQFRVKFLGSVQVPYHKGNDVLCAAMQKIATTRRLTVHFNPPSSCILEISVRGVKIGVKADDSQEAKGNKCSHFFQLKNVSFCGYHPKNNKYFGFITKHPADHRFACHVFVSEESTKALAESVGRAFQQFYKQFVEYTCPTEDIYLE; this is encoded by the exons GCTCACCCATGACATCAGTCTGGAGGAATTTGAGGATGAAGACCTTTCAGAGATCACCGATGAGTGTGGCATCAGCCTGCAGTGCAAAGACACCCTGTCCTTACGG CCCCCACGCGCCGGGCTGCTGTCAGCGGGAGGTGGCGGCGGCGCTGGGAGCAGGCTGCAGGCGGAGATGCTGCAGATGGACCTGATCGACGCGACGGGGGACACTCCCGGCGCCGAGGACGacgaggaggaggacgaggaggagcgCGCGGCGCGGCGGCCGGGAGCTGGACGGCCAGAGGCCGAGCCCCGCCAGGAGCCGGCGCCCcgcggccagggccagggccagggcggAGGGGACACGTACCGGCCCAAGCGGCCCACCACGCTCAATCTCTTCCCGCAGGTGCCGCGGTCTCAG GACACACTGAATAATAATTCTCTGGGCAAGAAGCACAGTTGGCAGGATCGGGTGTCTCGATCATCCTCACCACTGAAGACAG GGGAGCAGACACCTCCGCATGAACACATCTGCCTGAGCGATGAGCTGCCACCCCAGAGCAGCCCTGCGCCCACCAAGGACCGAGGCACCTCCACCGACAGCCCTTGCCGCCGCAGCGCTGCCACCCAGATGGCGCCTCCCAATGGCCCTCCTGCCGCCCCACCTGGTGGCCGGGGCCACTCACATCGAGACCGTATCCACTACCAGGCAGACGTGCGACTAGAGGCCACCGAGGAGATATACCTGACCCCAGTGCAGAGGCCCCCAGACCCTGCAGAGCTCACCTCCGCCTTTTTACTGCCAGCTGAGAGCCGGATGTCAGTCAGCTCCGATCCAGACCCTGCCACCTACCCCTCCACTGCAGGGCGGCCACACCCCTCCATCAGTGAGGAAGACGAGGGCTTCGACTGCTTGTCATCCCCGGAGCGGCTTGAGCCACCAAGTGGAGGGTGGCGGGGCAGCCTGGGAGAGCCGCCGCCGCCTCCACGGGCCTCGCTGAGCTCGGACACCAGTGCGCTGTCCTACGACTCGGTCAAGTACACGCTGGTGGTGGATGAGCACGCACAGCTGGAGCTGGTGAGCCTGCGGCCGTGTTTCGGAGACTACAGCGACGAGAGCGACTCGGCCACTGTGTATGACAACTGCGCCTCTGCCTCCTCACCCTATGAGTCGGCCATTGGGGAGGAGTATGAGGAGGCCCCCCGGCCGCGGCCTTCCGCCTGCCTCTCCGAGGACTCTACACCCGACGAACCCGACGTCCACTTCTCCAAGAAGTTCCTGAACGTCTTCATGAGTGGCCACTCTCGCTCCTCGA GTGCAGAATCCTTCGGGCTGTTCTCCTGTGTCATCAAtggggaggagcaggagcagaCCCACCGGGCCATATTCAG GTTTGTGCCTCGACATGAAGACGAACTTGAGCTGGAAGTGGACGACCCTCTACTGGTGGAGCTGCAGGCTGAGGACTATTGGTATGAGGCCTACAACATGCGCACGGGAGCCCGGGGCATCTTCCCTGCCTACTACGCCATCGAGGTCACCAAGGAGCCTGAACAGATGGCAG GCCTGACCAGAAACAGCGACTGGGTGGATCAGTTCCGGGTGAAGTTCCTGGGCTCGGTCCAGGTTCCCTACCACAAGGGCAACGACGTCCTCTGTGCCGCTATGCAGAAG ATTGCCACCACCCGCCGGCTCACCGTGCACTTTAACCCACCCTCCAGCTGCATCCTCGAGATCAGCGTCAGAGGGGTGAAGATAGGCGTCAAGGCTGATGACTCCCAGGAGGCCAAG GGGAATAAATGTAGCCACTTTTTCCAGTTAAAAAACGTCTCTTTCTGTGGATACCATCCAAAGAACAACAA GTACTTTGGGTTCATCACCAAGCACCCCGCCGACCACCGGTTTGCCTGCCACGTCTTTGTGTCTGAAGAATCCACGAAAGCCCTGGCGGAGTCCGTGgg GAGAGCATTTCAGCAGTTCTACAAGCAGTTTGTGGAGTACACCTGCCCCACAGAAGACATCTACCTGGAGTAG
- the MAPK8IP1 gene encoding C-Jun-amino-terminal kinase-interacting protein 1 isoform X6, with the protein MAERESGGLGGGAASPPAASPFLGLHIASPPNFRLTHDISLEEFEDEDLSEITDECGISLQCKDTLSLRPPRAGLLSAGGGGGAGSRLQAEMLQMDLIDATGDTPGAEDDEEEDEEERAARRPGAGRPEAEPRQEPAPRGQGQGQGGGDTYRPKRPTTLNLFPQVPRSQDTLNNNSLGKKHSWQDRVSRSSSPLKTGEQTPPHEHICLSDELPPQSSPAPTKDRGTSTDSPCRRSAATQMAPPNGPPAAPPGGRGHSHRDRIHYQADVRLEATEEIYLTPVQRPPDPAELTSAFLLPAESRMSVSSDPDPATYPSTAGRPHPSISEEDEGFDCLSSPERLEPPSGGWRGSLGEPPPPPRASLSSDTSALSYDSVKYTLVVDEHAQLELVSLRPCFGDYSDESDSATVYDNCASASSPYESAIGEEYEEAPRPRPSACLSEDSTPDEPDVHFSKKFLNVFMSGHSRSSSAESFGLFSCVINGEEQEQTHRAIFRFVPRHEDELELEVDDPLLVELQAEDYWYEAYNMRTGARGIFPAYYAIEVTKEPEQMAGLTRNSDWVDQFRVKFLGSVQVPYHKGNDVLCAAMQKIATTRRLTVHFNPPSSCILEISVRGVKIGVKADDSQEAKGNKCSHFFQLKNVSFCGYHPKNNKYFGFITKHPADHRFACHVFVSEESTKALAESVGRAFQQFYKQFVEYTCPTEDIYLE; encoded by the exons GCTCACCCATGACATCAGTCTGGAGGAATTTGAGGATGAAGACCTTTCAGAGATCACCGATGAGTGTGGCATCAGCCTGCAGTGCAAAGACACCCTGTCCTTACGG CCCCCACGCGCCGGGCTGCTGTCAGCGGGAGGTGGCGGCGGCGCTGGGAGCAGGCTGCAGGCGGAGATGCTGCAGATGGACCTGATCGACGCGACGGGGGACACTCCCGGCGCCGAGGACGacgaggaggaggacgaggaggagcgCGCGGCGCGGCGGCCGGGAGCTGGACGGCCAGAGGCCGAGCCCCGCCAGGAGCCGGCGCCCcgcggccagggccagggccagggcggAGGGGACACGTACCGGCCCAAGCGGCCCACCACGCTCAATCTCTTCCCGCAGGTGCCGCGGTCTCAG GACACACTGAATAATAATTCTCTGGGCAAGAAGCACAGTTGGCAGGATCGGGTGTCTCGATCATCCTCACCACTGAAGACAG GGGAGCAGACACCTCCGCATGAACACATCTGCCTGAGCGATGAGCTGCCACCCCAGAGCAGCCCTGCGCCCACCAAGGACCGAGGCACCTCCACCGACAGCCCTTGCCGCCGCAGCGCTGCCACCCAGATGGCGCCTCCCAATGGCCCTCCTGCCGCCCCACCTGGTGGCCGGGGCCACTCACATCGAGACCGTATCCACTACCAGGCAGACGTGCGACTAGAGGCCACCGAGGAGATATACCTGACCCCAGTGCAGAGGCCCCCAGACCCTGCAGAGCTCACCTCCGCCTTTTTACTGCCAGCTGAGAGCCGGATGTCAGTCAGCTCCGATCCAGACCCTGCCACCTACCCCTCCACTGCAGGGCGGCCACACCCCTCCATCAGTGAGGAAGACGAGGGCTTCGACTGCTTGTCATCCCCGGAGCGGCTTGAGCCACCAAGTGGAGGGTGGCGGGGCAGCCTGGGAGAGCCGCCGCCGCCTCCACGGGCCTCGCTGAGCTCGGACACCAGTGCGCTGTCCTACGACTCGGTCAAGTACACGCTGGTGGTGGATGAGCACGCACAGCTGGAGCTGGTGAGCCTGCGGCCGTGTTTCGGAGACTACAGCGACGAGAGCGACTCGGCCACTGTGTATGACAACTGCGCCTCTGCCTCCTCACCCTATGAGTCGGCCATTGGGGAGGAGTATGAGGAGGCCCCCCGGCCGCGGCCTTCCGCCTGCCTCTCCGAGGACTCTACACCCGACGAACCCGACGTCCACTTCTCCAAGAAGTTCCTGAACGTCTTCATGAGTGGCCACTCTCGCTCCTCGA GTGCAGAATCCTTCGGGCTGTTCTCCTGTGTCATCAAtggggaggagcaggagcagaCCCACCGGGCCATATTCAG GTTTGTGCCTCGACATGAAGACGAACTTGAGCTGGAAGTGGACGACCCTCTACTGGTGGAGCTGCAGGCTGAGGACTATTGGTATGAGGCCTACAACATGCGCACGGGAGCCCGGGGCATCTTCCCTGCCTACTACGCCATCGAGGTCACCAAGGAGCCTGAACAGATGGCAG GCCTGACCAGAAACAGCGACTGGGTGGATCAGTTCCGGGTGAAGTTCCTGGGCTCGGTCCAGGTTCCCTACCACAAGGGCAACGACGTCCTCTGTGCCGCTATGCAGAAG ATTGCCACCACCCGCCGGCTCACCGTGCACTTTAACCCACCCTCCAGCTGCATCCTCGAGATCAGCGTCAGAGGGGTGAAGATAGGCGTCAAGGCTGATGACTCCCAGGAGGCCAAG GGGAATAAATGTAGCCACTTTTTCCAGTTAAAAAACGTCTCTTTCTGTGGATACCATCCAAAGAACAACAA GTACTTTGGGTTCATCACCAAGCACCCCGCCGACCACCGGTTTGCCTGCCACGTCTTTGTGTCTGAAGAATCCACGAAAGCCCTGGCGGAGTCCGTGgg GAGAGCATTTCAGCAGTTCTACAAGCAGTTTGTGGAGTACACCTGCCCCACAGAAGACATCTACCTGGAGTAG